The genomic interval tgcatgaatgtTCCTAATAATGTGGCCGGTGAGTATATATATCTTATCGTAAATGCGATCCTTTTTCATGGCTGTCCTTCACTGGTTGCTATTATGCCGGACGCTGTAAAAGACTCGTAATAAATAATGACGGACAGATTTtcagaactctttttttttttttttccatgaacGCATAAATATACACATGAGAATACACACATCATTATTACTAAAAGCATCTTGGCCCTGAGACATGTCTCCCTTCACAGCTCTTCTATTGAGAGCGCACGCTAGTACAACACAAACAGGAACCATCAGAACCTGTCTGCTGGCGAGTACAAAGAGTCGTGCAGACTCTGCATTCTTTACCACACTCATTTCAGGATTCGAAAggcatgaattatttttttctctctctctctctctctctctctctctcgagagAGTTTTCCACCCTGCTGTGAACGAGTAGGCAGGACGGCGCTGTCGATCAATCCTGCAATAAATTACAATGCGAGGAAATTTTCTATTTTGCTAAAGGCTTAGCGCTTCAGGAGGTTTAGAGCACACGGCGACCTATCACAGATAAACCTCCGAAATGACagggtataaaaataaataaataaaagcatgacGTGAGCCACGACTGAACGAGCCAAACACTGGAATGAAATTGACTGCACATGAAACGGCTATATCTGTAACCCCCCCCGCCCACATGTTCCAAATTTTTGGCAAACACTCCTACATATACAAACATGACAGCAAAAAATATGACCAAAACATTATATCGATCGTAATTATTGTTGCCAAATTGTTAGGTCGTGAACTTTAGTGTCAAACAATGCGAGTTAGTGTCAACGAATAAATTATCTTAAACATCCGTAACAGCTGCGATTACTGCTGAGTAAAGGACTCATTAGTTGAGTGGTTTAGCGccaaagatttttctttttctctttctttgagTTATTCGCCTGATCACTAGAATCGAATGGATTGAATCCAAGACTCAATAACTCAATAATGAGAATTTTACATAATGACCATAAATCTAGTGACAAGTTAAATAAAGACGTGCGCTGTAAGTGGAAAgttctggaataaaaaaaaaaaaaacgctctaCGGCTCCAACACACTACCGATAAATCATTATGTACAGTTCATTAATGAGTAATTCCCTAAGAACTAATTAGAATTTAGTAACGAAGTAATAATCCTCATATTTGAATAGTTATAATTATatccataaaataaatctgtactgacgGGGTCTgtcgatttattttattttttaacggTTAAACGAGTCCCTGGTTGTAAAAAACGGTGTTTTAAACCCAAGAGTGCAGTTTAAAAGGGAGCATTTGTACTAGAGAAGTGGAGCTTTCTATTTCTAAATTTGATGCGCTTTTGGGGtgttgaggtttggattaaatccaGTCATTTCAAGTGAACAGTTTAACTCAATAacgaattcattttaaaaaaaagaagaagaagaagaagaaaaaaaaagaccccgACTATCTTTAATTTGAGAACTATTGCTTTAATAACAATATTGCCTTGTAATAGATCTCACCAATTCCTTCATTTCAGGCTTTTGTATGCAGTTTTCCGGCCCTGAAATCAGCCCCACCTCTCGTGGCAACACAGCCGCTCAACCCAACCACTTACGGTCaatttatatttctgcatagtTGCATCACGACTCGCAGAAAGGGATTATGGGTAACCGTAGCTCACCGAGACTCACACGTTGTTATCCCGAATGTTTGCGATTAAGTAAAAGATTTCTCCTATTAAGTTCCATCATGACTGCGCTAGCAATGTCTCCGTGTGACGTCAGCACGGCACACCATAGCTACCTTCTCACAGGAAtgatgaaaatacagcaccaacaaaTACATCACAAACGTTCCGATACGTAATGTGTTTCAgagtggagttttcctttaactgCAAGTATGCTGGCAGACACCTGTACGTGACGCGCCGACacaccaaaacacaaaaatataaatccAGCCTTAGGaagcttgtcatttttttttttttttgcattgcaatTCACCTCACAGGCAGCAAAAGCATCCAAAGTTACAAAGAGCtcctttaaatcatttttaaaaatgggtcGTTTTTGTCACGACTCCTACGTCTACCTCGAGTTTCGTCTCACAGCTGGCGGAGTCGTGGATCGCGACACAAAACAGCGCTGCAGCTCAAGAGGCTCCGGAGGGAACGCTACTAAATCAAGTCGCGGGCTTTTACTAAAGTGCTAAAGCTGTCAGATGAAGtgaacagaaacaaataaaatctcCCGGGCCTTAGAGccatcaaataaaatataactcTTAAAAACAAACGGCTCGCTATTCAACGCGGCCCTAAATGCATCCTGTATCTCATAAATGTAACACTCAGAAATGTGTTTGTAGGTCCCTAGTGTAAGAGCTTGTCACTTCAACGAGACGAAATGTAAAACCTCACGTGTGTCAAtacacaagaagaagaagaagacaaaaaaaacccaaaaaaaccgGCAAAGTAATACTCTATGCTGCAAAATCAAAAGTGCCTGGTATTTTTACAGCATGTAATCTGAGCCGTCTTATGCGAGTAAGATAAACCCTAAAATGTGGATGACAAGCAGCTATAACCTACTTATACTGGAGTTTTATCTCTAATAGCAAGTGTGTGGATGGAGACAAATGATAAACAACCTTTACATATAACACGATTAACCATTTCGTCCTTCCAGTCCGATCCGTGTTTGCTTCACCACCACAGATCAGACTTCTCACCACCATCAAAAATGCTCGTTAGTGTATGTACAGTTAAAAGCCAATACGAGACCGTTAACCGACTGCGCTGAAGTTCTGCGCTGGAGCTCCACTCGCTCTCTGATCGGGATGAAGAGCTCTAGAGGATTCTCCCGGCATGTAGAAGCTTCAGCACAGGTCATGATGCAGAAGGCCAGATAGGGAGAGGATGAGCCTCGGTGTTGAAAACATACTTATCCAAACTGATCAGATCAGGATCGTCTGAGAACAGCAGGAAGAGGTACTTCAGAGTCTCTCCAAGGAAGAAGCTCTCCATCTTGTCCTTGGGGTTGGGATTGACCGCGTCACGGACGTTCCCTATGGACGTGTAGCCTCCGCTGGGGACCTGGGAACACGAGCACGACAAGCTTGACTCGGGAGTTATATCAACTATATATCAAAAAGCTTGTTAAAGTCTTTATGACCGCTGACGTATATTAAAATAAgcctgtataaatgtataaggAGATtacgtatatacagtatctcacaaaagtgagtacacccctgacatttttgtaaatatttgattgtatcttttcatgtgacaacactgaagaaatgacactgtgctacaatgtaaagtagtgagtgtacagcttgtgtaacggtgtaaatttgccgtcccctcaaaataactcaacacgcagccattaatgtctaaaccgctggcaacaaaagtgagtacacccctaagtgaaaatgtccaaatttgtttgatttcaaggactatacaatcacaatgagtgagtgaatggcgcgaggaggaggaggaggaagaggaggaggagaagggggAGGAGCTGCAGCAGGAAgtcatattttgagtgaaaaGATGAATACGTCGTATTTGTGTTCTATTGAAAATGAACAAAGTTTTTAGTGATTTCATATTTATTgaaagcactttttaagcaccactagatttaaaaaaatggctattttcaagTTTTCCCAGTACGTAAAATTTCAAAAggccaaattcaagcacttcaagcaccttgtatgAACCCGGTCATTAGTAGTCAAGGTGAGTCTGGGAAGCAACTTGGTATacagaacacaaacacagaaataaatacaaatataaatttttgTTTGGAACCTATCCTCACCCTCTCCTCTCACTCATAATCAATGACacagctgtaaatgtaatgtaaatgtaatgggAAAATTTCACAGTTCAGGCAGCCATCATCCCCAGCAAACTTAAATGGGAAAACATAATGACCACTAACAATCATATAACAATCACAAAACTACAAATTGAAATACATGAACTGAATGTTATTTCTATACTGCGTTTAACAATAGATATttccacaaagcagctttacagaactgCAGATGTACATGTATATTTAGAGCCCTAATGAGTAAAGCCAGACtagacagtggcaaggaaaaactccctgagacatgACATGTGAGAGAAATCCATCTTCtgggtgtagaagagtaaaggcgGACATTACTGAGCGTAATGAAAGGATGCTCCTTAATATAAGCATATTGCGAAATAAGATTACTGGGTCAAGCACAGGACAGCCTTAATGATTACTACGGCAGTTCTTAGAACCTAAAAATCTACAGTATGCATTTACCTAATGTACCTATAACGATCTTAtaacaatcagaataaaaaaactTGGGGttgagaaaataataaactgttataccgattattaaattattatgtgCATGCacattttctaaaatgtgtCACGATGGACTCGCACCTCTTGTTGATCTGGAAACACTGGGGATTTTATTCTTCTCGTTTACATGTAAACGAAAGCTTTAACGAAATCTTAGCGTACGTATAAGCAGTTCCTATGAAATCTCTAATTGAATTCATTGTtactggcaaaaaaataaaaaataaaaaaatatcttatgTAAGAAAAGCCTTCAGGTAGACAGGTAGAATGGGACACCAAAGAAGAAAGCTAAAAAGATCCCCACTGATTCCATCCACTCAGGCAGTCTGCAATCTCACTCAGGAAAGAGTACTGCTCACACAGAAGCACTAGAACAGTTCTTTTTCAAAACCGCTGCCACGATTTTAACAGGAAGGACATGGCTGGAAGCTGAGGAGGGTTAAGACAGAGGTTTGGAGTTCAAAACTCACCCTGGAGTACTTGTTGAAGCTCTCCAGGATTTGCCAGCCCCAGTCTCTGTATTTTTTATCCTGGGTGAATGTGTACAGGTAGAAAAGACTCTCCACTGTCTCAGGTCTCAGCAGGTTGTGTCTGTCTGCCGGCTATACGGAGATACAGAGTGTAAACgcatcatattatatataatggaTCAGTTCATtagatgaaaagaaaacataattgCAACATTACAGAAGTGTATACATATttgtacaagcaaacatttgatcctctttgaaacagtacctattaattAAGGTGATACACGCAATCAAacgacacataaaattgacattttgtagtaattttcacaatttaaataaaaaaaaaacaaccaaaaaacccagatcagtcacatggaaaaaggaagtacacccctacatttatcacaccttcaaatccatataatttgaatcaggtgttccagatgccagtgattagaacttgcttcgggagtgcaggtggaacctgtcttatttatactcctctcaTATCTAATGTCTGGTGTTCCTTTTGTAATTGAGGTGTCTGGTGTCATCATGCTAAAAGTTCTGTAaggtcttcagaaaaaaaaaggttgtggatgcccaggagtctggcaagggatttaaaaagatctccagattatttgaaatacatcattctaatgtaaggaaaatcatctacaaatggcgcagatttcaaactaCTGTCAAtctgtccaggactggctgtcccagcaaattcagcccaagagcagaccgtctgatgcagaaagaagtctccaagaaccccaaaaatttcatcacaggatctgctagtgagtgcatgcttctacaatgaGAACGAGATTGCTGCATGgaaggcatgccaggaaaaagccttcgcAAGACTACAgcttgccagtgagcatataggtaaagaccaggccttttggaataatgtactctggacagatgaatcaaaggtAGAGTTGATTGgttacagtaacagcagacattttTGGCTGAgatcaaagacagcttttcaggagaagcacctcataccaactgtgaagcacgatGATGGAAATgtaatggtttggggttgcttcactgcctcagggactggacagcttgcattcaatgattcaactatgaattctgcatcatatcaaagagtgcttgaagataatgtgagggcATCTGTCAGAAAGTTTAAGTTGAACTGAGAgtggatctttcaacaggatgaTGATCCTAAGCGCacaagcaaatccaccaaggaatggctcaaaaagaagaaatggagggttatggaatggcctagtcaaagaccatatttgaatcccattgaaatgttgtgtgggggactgtttcaaagatgagcaaatgtttgcttgtacttcatgtgtacttattttttcacacgataTATAAAGGCTCAAGCACTTACTTTGACATCTATATCCCGGCCGTTGAGGCTGTACAGGTTAAAGTGGGCGATCTCAGGACTCAGGCCGGTCTCCATCTGCACATACATCTGATAGCACGTCTCCATCAGCTGCACAGCCAGATCCATGTGGTCAGCTGGCAGGCCGTTATGTGCTCCCAGAGCCAGCGTGCCCGGGAGAAAACACACCAAATGATCCtgggaaagaaaaacagaggagGGTTCCATCAGGTCACAGATGCAGCAATCTCCATctgtaatgttaatgttcctccTGAGAAGCAATCCAATTCTACAGAACTCATTAAGAATTCAAATCTGtggattaaacacacacatgccccAAAACCCGCTGGCTTACAGATTAACTCCAAATGCGGCATGTTATCTAAACAAAAGCCTGGACGTGCCAGATTTCCGTTAATCTCTCACCATTTTGGGGTTGAGACGTCCATGAGACAGCTCTCCTACAAAGGTGTGCTTACTGGCTGTCTGTTTAAGTAGATTTTTCTTCACCCCGTCAACAGCCTGACGGTAGTCCTCCAGTAACCTAAACACACACGCCCATATTACATATCACAGGGGTTTGAATACTTATTCAACAAACGATGTCTGCTTTTAAaccttaaaacatatttaaaacgTTCAAGCGTTGTGCAAGTCATATTGTGTAAATCGTAtagtaaaaatcattaaaaaaaaaaaaaagtggggggTGAAAACTTATGCAATGCACTGTACGTACATAGTATTCGTACTTAATTAAATCCCTATGCAAGTGACATGCATTTAGATCAAATCTGCCGCCTACAGGGGAAAATAAGCTACTGCATTACAACAATCGAAAACAAAAATGGTCTAAAGTCCCATGGCCTAAGGACAGTTAGCTACTTTTGTTCCcccagttaaaataaaaaaagtaaaaggatCAGTAGGACAGGATCAGTAGCTGCGTTTCCACCgcaggaactttccccaggaaCTAGGGACTTTTGGAGGTACTCGGTGTGTTTCCACCGTAGGgaccagggtctaaattaaATTCCAGGTAAAAGATTTCCCTCTCGGAAAGTCCCTACTCGAgaggtggtactttttcaaaGTTCAGGAACTTTAGGCGCTGGGACCTGGACGCCGAACATGATGACTGGTTCAGTGcactcagcatttttttttcttcatccgccatttttaaaagtctgttgcGGTGCGTACATTAACGGTTGTTTATTGCGATTCGAATCAACACGATGGAGTTTCTTAAAAAGTACGACCGATAGTTGAATTAACCTGGAGGAACCAAATGGTCCCTTGAAAAGAGTCCCTGGGACTAATTGTTCCGGGTAATTTCGGTGGAAACGCGGCTAGCGTCACCCACACCTGAGCACAGCAGTGGTACGAATCCATTTCCCTTGGAGCACGTTTAGAGAGCAATcacactagctagctagatcGATCGGAATCAGAATCTCATAATGTTTTTCAGCTTTTGCTGTAGTTCACGTGCTTGTAGAAAGCTTTCAGGAATTCATCAGTTATTTAGAATCTGTACAAATCCCCCAATCACACACAGATATTATACACCTTCAGGAAAGTTGAATTAACCGGAACTACTTATGAGTGTTTCGCAACTTGCTAACTATTAAAATGGGTTACTGATTAAAGAAtgacgtcatactttttatccattcatagCCAAGTGCAATGCTGTGGAATGTATGCAAAACAAgcgttaaataaaataaataaataaataaataaataaataagcggCTCTCGTGTATTGTTAGCGTTTTGAATTCATGTTATGTTGCATATTCACGGACAAAATTCAACACATGTCCTTAGACATTGATTCTAACGGAGTttcaagtaaaaaataaataaataaataaataaataaaaatttctgttcttttcttagtACAGGAAAATGTGTAGAAACTGTCATGTGTAGTACATCACACATTATACTacagatgttgtgaagatggtGAAACATTCTGGAGTGTTACTTTAATTGCAAAgcaagaggtttttttttttttagtgccaCTATCTAAGCCTACTCTGTTTTTTTACTGGAATATTTTGAAGCGAGGATTTAAAAAGAGCACAGAGCTGAGATGGAGCAGCTTCCAGCAGCAACTCGGTGTAATGTATGCACTGGCAGGAGGCCAATCACGATCAGGTGGAGAGCAGCGAGGTGAGAGGCATGTAAACGGCCAGGCAGAGCCTGCAAGCCAGCCAGACGTTCACCATTCCATGGAGCACAGCAGTGAGGGGTGAGataagagggggggggggaataaaagGGAAACATCCGACTGTTCCAGGTTATTCATTTGACCTTAAGAAGCGAGGAAATGTGGATTCAGCGCTTCCCTAGTCACACCATTACACCCTCTGCTTCTCTTAAATGCCGTGTTATAAAACAGAAAGTCCCATTTTGAACTGCATAATAATACTCCATAGATGGATACATGGCTTTCCTTCTGATTTATTACTAACAGGTTCACATGATGTTGATAAACGTCTAAAAGTTCTACCAAAAAGtcattattataaatgaaaagCATTTAAAGAATTTAGCCGATTCCCTCATCCAGATCGATTATGGACGAAATCTTTACTACACACCCAAAATATATCCCAAAACACAACTCACGTGTTGTCCTTTTTCCCTCCCTGTAGCCACTGTTTGAGCAGGTATTCGTAGTAGCTGTCTGCGCGGGCTCCCAGAGTAAACACTCCACGGTGCGTGAACTTGCCGGTGTTCGTGTTGATAAACATGGGCACCAGACCATCGCGCTTCCCATCCAGCCTGTGGACCAGCTTCACCACCTCATCCACTGCGTTCTGACCGCAAAtgcacaacatacacacaacatCAAGAATCACATTGTTTTGTTATCAAGATCTTACATAGTGTGTGTTGGTTGCAAATCATTCGAGGACAAAAAGAGTCAAGAATCAACGGATCAAGTAAGGGTGTACTACTTATGGAAGAAAGATGTTGACAGTTCCCATACAGTTTGATCGTTTTATTCGAGACGAATTTCATAAACGCACTTTAAACAGCGTAAACACTAATCCAGCCATTTATCATGTACGGAATAAAACAGAACGGGGtgtgctgtcagagctgctgttgtagtaaatgaatcaaattctgaccaatcagaattgaagtCCGTACCTGATACTGTGGGTCCTGAGTGAGCCTGCTGAGTTCGCGAAACTCCAGCTGAATGCTGGTGACCTCGGCCACGGTGCTGTCGGTGGTCCAGCGTGGTGGATGAGCAGTGCCTTTACCGATATTAACATCAGAAAAAGGGATCTTGGACGGAGTCTTGAAAGCAGGCATTAATCTAGAACCAAGATCTTTctaagagaagagaaagattaAGCCAAGTAAGCATACAGACACTCCAACAAAGCACTTATGTTAAATTACCCTAAAAGACCATAAACGCTTTCTGATACAAATGCTGACTGTCCTTTCACTGTGAGCTCTAGAAAAGCtgaggggggggagaaaaaaaaaaaacaaaaaaaactgaaggTGTGTTTAAGCTACTGACAGCCTTGTCCAGGAACAGAGTGTCTCCTGTCAGGTGATAAGTGCTCAAGAGGCCTCCAAGAATGCGGATGGTGCTCTCAAACAAATTCACATCGATGTTCTTGGTGAATGATAACTCTGTCTCTACCCATCTTCTAGCTTCCTCAAactctgagagaaagaaagagaagaacgTGGACAGGAAGATAGAATTATTAAGCAAGAAAGACATGCTCGGTGTTACCGACTGTCTCTAAGCGGCTGCTGCAGTCTTACCTTCTTTAAAGCCGAGAAGCCACATGGTGTCGAGGGCATCTATGAGGGTGAGACCCAAACCAAACCACTCCCTGTGTGTCTTCGAGACAGGCTTCAGCTCGTCATGACCCCAAGCAAACGCTTTATAGCCTTTCCATGCATGCCTGAACGCTTCTCTGACGGCCTCCACCCGATCCACTGGGTTCACTGGGACTAGAGAAGGACAGacagtcatccatccattttctataccgcttatcctacatgggGTCATGGGGgagtctggagtctatcccatgGAACTAGGGGCATGAGGCATGAGGATGAGAGCTGTTAACTTGACAAaggaaggtagcacaaagtattgattaaagGGGGCCAgcaattgttgcacacctatatttaacaaagatttttttttataaacgtgttttgtttacaattgattgatatccatgagagtagagcatttttgtgatttttttttttcaaaaaaaaaaaaaagaccaaaaggttaaacaataaagggaATTTCCCACCGCCTCCAtcgttcatatttaccaagggtgccaatattagtggagggcactgtagttcATTTGAACATGGTACATTTTCCTTCTTGGTGCTGTTTATTCTGGAAAGTGACTACAAAGCAACTGGGCTGCGGACCAAAACAACAGTGCGCTtcttaaaggaaataaaatcaatacGCCATCAAACAGACATAACACATGAATGGATCAATGAGTCAATAAAAATCAACATCTAAGGGCACTTTCACACCTATTAGACCGTTTGCTGATTCTGAATTGATCGTTTTGGTTCATTTATTGTTTGGTTTACCATTTTTATCCCCCAGTTTGGTTAAATAACATGTGCTtgctctgagacacatgaaacCAGCCattacatcttttcaaactgctgctcatgctgtgtcacagggtagtgtaacacactcagTGGAAAGCACTATGTGCCATCTTCCACATACTCGAGCTCACGTCTTCCCAAGATTGGCTAGAGCTGCTGGGATTGGCTAGGGAGAGCATGggcaattttgctcccttggctccaGCCACGGATAGCTGTGGCATCGTTGGGTTTGGAACGCATGATCTCCTTTTTTGTAGATCTGAGCTGTTAAACTGAGCTGCAAGAACCAAACTGAGCCAAAAGAGCCGTAGTGCTTCTGAAATACCTGGATTTCTGGATATTTGAAACTAGGtgtttatataattatctaatAACGTGTTTAACGCTGGCTCCATGTTCTTTATGCTCGGGTGATTTGTGACTTGAACGCAGACATGGCAaaggtttgtttacttttttcagCCCTACATTCCCCTAAGGCaacagttttttctttttagcttCGTTAATTGTGTCCAGTTTGAAACCAACCCAAATAGCAAACGAACCAAAAGTATGAATTTTACTCTTTTTTGGACTCGTGCAAAAGTGCCCTTTTTAATGATATTGATGTTTTATCAATTTTGAtggcatttaaatttttttttgagtgtaatgatctttttactttttattttgatgACAATTTTATACATAAAATTTAGGCTTGAAAAAGGacaatataaagaaaaactatAAAGCAATATAGTGCAATAAAAgaccccatgaaatcaaaatggaagttttgtgactttttgtATGAACATGTTaaccttaaggttatctattagctagtgcgctccaaaacaatgactaAATTGGCATTTAGatgatatatgcattcaaaatttacactctctctctaccaccggtACGGATCAACCGTttcgatgacatcattctgcacttcagcttcccatcagattttctgtccaatcaaacgctctcgaggatctgaagtgtcccgcctccaacattataaaaatcaccttgctGAAGTTGCCGTTGCTGAGCGGGGAAAATCATATCGGCGGGCGTGGGTCGTAAATGTGTCTTTGACCGGTCGAACGCGtgcattttattcagttttcaaactgtaagttggttaagaaggaaatttattcattttgaagaCGGAGGTATTTGTGCCAGACCACGGCTTTGCGATTTGTCCACGGTACTGTCAATAACGGCTTAGGCTCTGacgtaagctaaacgctatcggttattttaaaagggggaggagccactcgatatgtcccgccctgacatCCTGTTTCAATGGAAATTGCGCCAACACATcgaataaaataattgtaatgatTGTGTTTTGATCATTACTGTGCAGCTATAATGCTTGTGGATGCAGGTGGAAGGCGAACTGTTCCTACCTATTTGTAAAGGGACGGCTTCCTCAACCTCAGCGGCTCCTGCTGCCTCCTGCGGCTCAGCTTCCTGCATGGCTTCGATCATGGCCCCTCGCCAGCTGTGCAGGCAACGGAtacaaataatgaataatgaaccGAGCCAATAAACATTTAAGGGAAtaaaagggaaataaataaataaaataaatcaagca from Ictalurus furcatus strain D&B chromosome 18, Billie_1.0, whole genome shotgun sequence carries:
- the man1b1a gene encoding endoplasmic reticulum mannosyl-oligosaccharide 1,2-alpha-mannosidase — translated: MYSTQRKDFVSVTVGERSYNNGKHRRQSCWRKWKQFSRLQRSLILSLFSILFIGGIFSYPSLSEQWTDLSDGSVREVRDDLQRRSFHPIPPGQILKPVPEIIYKEPLEPQRPNPFVLPKPPALKKPQSKRGPPGLQKRGNVSDWQVKDRQEAALGREEEQEEETQTVISWRGAMIEAMQEAEPQEAAGAAEVEEAVPLQIVPVNPVDRVEAVREAFRHAWKGYKAFAWGHDELKPVSKTHREWFGLGLTLIDALDTMWLLGFKEEFEEARRWVETELSFTKNIDVNLFESTIRILGGLLSTYHLTGDTLFLDKAKDLGSRLMPAFKTPSKIPFSDVNIGKGTAHPPRWTTDSTVAEVTSIQLEFRELSRLTQDPQYQNAVDEVVKLVHRLDGKRDGLVPMFINTNTGKFTHRGVFTLGARADSYYEYLLKQWLQGGKKDNTLLEDYRQAVDGVKKNLLKQTASKHTFVGELSHGRLNPKMDHLVCFLPGTLALGAHNGLPADHMDLAVQLMETCYQMYVQMETGLSPEIAHFNLYSLNGRDIDVKPADRHNLLRPETVESLFYLYTFTQDKKYRDWGWQILESFNKYSRVPSGGYTSIGNVRDAVNPNPKDKMESFFLGETLKYLFLLFSDDPDLISLDKYVFNTEAHPLPIWPSAS